In Cygnus atratus isolate AKBS03 ecotype Queensland, Australia chromosome 5, CAtr_DNAZoo_HiC_assembly, whole genome shotgun sequence, a single window of DNA contains:
- the F2 gene encoding prothrombin has translation MAHSKTSILQGLLLSSLLHLTLSHDGVFLEKGQALSLLKRPRRANKGFLEEMLKGNLERECLEEICSYEEAFEALESTVDTDAFWSKYQVCQGMRKTRTALDACLEGNCSVGLGQNYQGTISYTKSGIECQVWTSKYPHIPKFNATIYPTLIENYCRNPDDNSEGPWCYTRDPTVEREECPIPVCGQDRTTVEFTPRVTTQAPVQACEPEKGMLYTGTLSVTVSGAKCLPWDSEEAKALLQNKNIAPEMKLLENYCRNPDADEEGVWCVTDEPPNFEYCDLHYCDSSLEDENEQLEERGGRTLLPQEFQTFFDDETFGAGEADCGTRPLFEKKKLTDKSEKELLESYMGGRVVHGDDAELGSSPWQVMLYKKSPQELLCGASLISSNWVLTAAHCLFYPPWDKNLTTNDILVRIGKHFRAKYEKNKEKIALLDKIIIHPKYNWKENMDRDIALLHLKRPIAFSDYIHPVCLPTKEVVQRLMLAGYKGRVTGWGNLKETWATSPSNLPTVLQQLNVPIVDQDTCKASTRVKVTDNMFCAGYSPEDSKRGDACEGDSGGPFVMKNPDDNRWYQVGIVSWGEGCDRDGKYGFYTHVFRLKKWMRKAIEKQGG, from the exons TTTTCCTGGAAAAGGGGCAGGCACTGTCATTGCTCAAGCGCCCACGACGTGCCAACAAGGGATTTCTCGAAGAGATGCTTAAAGGAAACCTGGAGCGAGAGTGCCTGGAGGAGATATGCAGTTACGAGGAGGCCTTCGAAGCCCTCGAATCCACCGTTGACACG gacGCATTTTGGTCAAAATACCAAG TATGTCAGGGCATGAGAAAGACCAGGACAGCTTTGGATGCTTGTTTAGAAG GTAATTGCTCTGTTGGTCTCGGCCAGAACTATCAGGGGACCATTAGTTACACCAAATCAGGGATTGAATGTCAAGTGTGGACAAGCAAATACCCACATATACCTAA ATTTAATGCCACCATCTATCCCACCCTCATTGAGAACTACTGCAGGAACCCAGACGACAACTCCGAAGGCCCATGGTGCTACACCCGAGACCCAACGGTAGAACGGGAGGAATGTCCCATTCCAGTGTGCG GTCAAGACAGGACAACGGTTGAGTTTACTCCACGGGTCACAACACAAGCCCCAGTGCAGGCCTGTGAACCAGAGAAAGGCATGCTTTACACAGGGACCCTCTCAGTCACTGTGTCTGGGGCTAAGTGCCTGCCGTGGGACTCAGAGGAGGCCAAGGCATtgctccaaaacaaaaacatcgCCCCAGAGATGAAGCTGCTGGAGAATTACTGTCGGAACCCTGATGCAGATGAAGAGGGTGTCTGGTGTGTAACAGATGAACCACCCAACTTCGAATATTGTGACCTGCACTACTGCG aCAGCTCGCTAGAGGATGAGAATGAACAgctggaggaaagaggaggacGTACCCTCCTTCCTCAAGAGTTCCAAACCTTCTTTGATGATGAAACTTTTGGTGCAGGCGAAGCAG attgtgGCACTCGTCCtttatttgagaagaaaaagttaaCAGACAAAAGtgagaaggagctgctggagtcATATATGGGAGGCAGAGTTGTGCATGGGGATGATGCAGAACTGGGAAGTTCCCCCTG gCAGGTGATGCTCTACAAAAAGAGTCCTCAAGAGCTCCTGTGTGGTGCCAGCCTCATCAGTAGTAACTGGGTCTTGACTGCTGCTCATTGTCTTTTTTATCCACCCTGGGACAAAAACTTAACTACAAATGACATCTTGGTGCGGATTGGCAAACATTTCAGGGCAAA ATATGAaaagaacaaggagaaaatTGCTCTATTGGATAAAATCATAATCCATCCCAAGTACAACTGGAAAGAGAACATGGACCGAGACATTGCACTCCTGCACCTGAAGAGACCCATCGCCTTCAGTGACTACATCCATCCTGTCTGCCTACCTACCAAAGAGGTTGTGCAAAG GCTGATGCTGGCAGGTTATAAAGGGCGGGTAACTGGTTGGGGGAATCTGAAAGAAACATGGGCCACTAGCCCAAGCAACCTCCCCACAGTCCTGCAACAGCTCAATGTACCCATTGTAGACCAAGATACCTGCAAGGCATCCACCAGAGTTAAAGTCACTGACAACATGTTCTGTGCAG gTTACAGTCCTGAAGACTCAAAGAGAGGAGATGCCTGTGAAGGGGACAGTGGGGGACCTTTTGTAATGAAG AACCCGGATGACAACCGCTGGTATCAAGTGGGGATAGTTTCATGGGGAGAAGGCTGTGACCGAGATGGCAAATACGGATTTTATACCCACGTATTTCGTCTGAAAAAGTGGATGCGAAAAGCCATTGAAAAACAAGGGGGATAG